Proteins from a genomic interval of Actinoalloteichus hymeniacidonis:
- a CDS encoding sugar ABC transporter ATP-binding protein, translating into MTSHDPLHHPAGPVLLEVRDITKRFTGALALDEVDLAVHAGEVHVLLGENGAGKSTLIKILGGVHSPDKGEILVDGKPTTIRSPGHARKHGIAVIHQELTLVPRLSVAENLFLGRVPRRLGIVDKRRMLRDAIPLLQRVGLDVDPRVAVDTLGIAQQQMVEIARALDEDARVLILDEPTSALTATETDRLLEIMAELRQQQVGLVFITHHLDEIQRIADRITVLRDGRGAGVLPGGSSVDLMVRTMVGRDINDQFPRHRTSTGGPLLKVSKLTRKGVFSDIDFEVRAGEVVGISGLVGAGRTEVVRAIFGADRYDSGTVEVAGTVLPGGNIGAAMRAGIGLVPEDRKGQGLVLNSSVGENMGLVTLRSATSAGLVDRSGQARRAAEMAGKLRVKHSGANQTIRELSGGNQQKVAIGKWLLSDPKVLMLDEPTRGIDVGAKVEIYELINALTDSGHAVLLVSSELPEVIGMSDRILVMAHGRITGELPTDGVTQEQVMALAVAAREEEDLAS; encoded by the coding sequence ATGACCTCGCATGACCCCTTGCACCATCCGGCGGGCCCTGTCCTGCTCGAGGTGCGTGACATCACCAAGCGCTTCACCGGGGCGTTGGCCCTCGACGAGGTGGACTTAGCGGTCCACGCGGGCGAGGTGCATGTCCTGTTGGGTGAGAACGGTGCGGGCAAGAGCACGCTGATCAAGATCCTGGGTGGCGTGCACAGCCCGGACAAGGGCGAGATCCTGGTCGACGGCAAGCCAACGACCATCCGATCGCCCGGGCACGCCAGGAAACACGGCATCGCCGTCATCCACCAGGAGTTGACCCTGGTCCCTCGGCTCTCGGTCGCGGAGAACCTCTTCCTGGGTCGGGTGCCCCGCCGGTTGGGGATCGTGGACAAGCGACGGATGCTGCGGGATGCGATCCCGTTGCTCCAGCGGGTCGGGCTCGACGTCGATCCGCGCGTCGCGGTGGACACCCTCGGCATCGCCCAGCAGCAGATGGTGGAGATCGCCAGGGCATTGGACGAGGACGCGCGGGTGTTGATCCTCGACGAGCCGACGTCGGCGCTCACCGCCACGGAGACCGACCGACTGCTGGAGATCATGGCCGAACTGCGCCAACAGCAGGTCGGATTGGTCTTCATCACCCATCATCTCGACGAGATTCAGCGCATCGCCGATCGGATCACCGTGTTGCGGGACGGTCGCGGTGCAGGCGTGCTGCCCGGCGGCTCCTCGGTCGATCTGATGGTGCGGACGATGGTGGGCCGGGACATCAACGACCAGTTCCCCCGGCATCGGACGTCTACCGGCGGGCCCCTGCTGAAGGTGTCGAAACTGACCCGCAAGGGCGTCTTCAGCGATATCGACTTCGAGGTTCGGGCCGGGGAGGTCGTCGGTATCTCCGGCCTGGTCGGCGCGGGCCGGACCGAGGTGGTGCGAGCCATCTTCGGCGCCGACCGCTATGACTCCGGCACCGTCGAGGTGGCCGGAACCGTGCTCCCCGGCGGGAATATCGGTGCCGCCATGCGCGCGGGGATCGGGCTGGTTCCCGAGGACCGCAAGGGCCAGGGACTGGTGTTGAACTCCTCGGTCGGCGAGAACATGGGCCTGGTCACGCTGCGCTCGGCCACCTCGGCCGGGCTGGTGGATCGCAGCGGCCAAGCGCGTCGAGCCGCCGAGATGGCAGGCAAGCTCCGGGTCAAACACTCCGGTGCGAACCAGACCATCCGCGAACTCTCGGGTGGCAATCAGCAGAAGGTCGCCATCGGCAAGTGGTTGCTGTCCGACCCCAAGGTGCTGATGCTCGACGAGCCGACCAGGGGAATCGACGTCGGCGCCAAGGTCGAGATCTACGAACTCATCAATGCGCTCACCGACTCCGGACACGCGGTTCTGCTGGTCTCCAGTGAACTGCCCGAGGTCATCGGCATGAGCGATCGAATCCTGGTGATGGCGCATGGCCGCATCACCGGCGAGCTGCCCACCGACGGTGTCACCCAGGAACAGGTGATGGCGCTCGCGGTGGCGGCCAGGGAAGAGGAGGACCTGGCGTCATGA
- a CDS encoding ABC transporter permease → MTSAEKTGSRTKGGFDLSKLLGENGALLGLLVLAGALWLMVPSFGSPQNLLNIGVQAAVVAVMAFGVTFVIISGGIDLSVGSVAALSAMVGSYSAAELGLSSELALIMGLLTGVAAGLVNGMLVSFGKLPAFIATLAMLSIARGLTLVVSEGRPVATPESISFLGSTLELGSFQLPVPVIILLGMFLVTGFVLVRTYSGRAMYAIGGNEEAARLSGINVRNQKLVVYALSGLFAAMAGMMLAGRLSSAGPQAAEGYELDAIAAVVIGGASLSGGIGRATGTLVGALILAVLRNGLNQLQVSSFWQQVVIGVVIALAVLVDTLRRRGR, encoded by the coding sequence ATGACCAGTGCCGAGAAGACCGGAAGCCGCACCAAGGGCGGCTTCGACCTCAGCAAGCTGCTCGGCGAGAACGGTGCCCTGCTCGGGCTCCTGGTGCTCGCGGGTGCGCTCTGGCTCATGGTGCCGAGCTTCGGCTCGCCCCAGAACCTGCTGAACATCGGCGTCCAGGCTGCCGTGGTGGCCGTGATGGCCTTCGGTGTCACCTTCGTCATCATCTCCGGCGGCATCGACCTCTCGGTCGGCAGCGTTGCGGCGCTCTCGGCGATGGTCGGTTCCTATTCGGCAGCCGAACTCGGGCTGTCCTCCGAGTTAGCCCTGATCATGGGCCTGCTGACCGGTGTGGCAGCCGGGTTGGTCAATGGAATGCTGGTCAGCTTCGGCAAGCTGCCCGCATTCATCGCCACGCTCGCGATGCTCAGCATCGCCCGAGGGCTCACCCTCGTGGTCTCCGAGGGCAGGCCGGTCGCGACTCCCGAGTCGATCAGCTTCCTCGGTTCGACGCTCGAACTCGGATCGTTCCAACTTCCCGTGCCGGTCATCATCCTGCTCGGCATGTTCCTGGTGACCGGTTTCGTGCTGGTCAGGACCTACTCCGGCCGTGCGATGTATGCGATCGGTGGCAACGAGGAGGCCGCACGGCTCTCCGGGATCAACGTGCGCAACCAGAAGCTCGTCGTCTACGCACTGTCGGGCCTGTTCGCCGCGATGGCGGGCATGATGCTCGCCGGCAGGCTCTCCTCGGCCGGACCGCAGGCCGCCGAGGGTTACGAGCTCGATGCCATCGCGGCGGTCGTCATCGGCGGCGCCTCGCTGTCCGGCGGGATCGGACGCGCGACCGGAACCCTGGTCGGCGCACTCATCCTCGCTGTGCTGCGTAACGGACTCAACCAGCTGCAGGTCTCGTCGTTCTGGCAACAGGTCGTGATCGGCGTCGTGATCGCACTGGCGGTCCTAGTGGACACCCTCCGCAGACGCGGCAGGTGA
- a CDS encoding substrate-binding domain-containing protein produces the protein MRGVQRAGTTALTVAALGFVAACGGGDAEGSGGGDAEFTIGLSVSTLNNPFFVDIEQGAQEAAEEFGIELIVQDSQNDPATQISHVETFVTQGVDLILINAVDSDQATAAAAAAANADIPVIALDRSITDGEVVQEIVSDNVQGGELAADALVEAGVEGDVIILQGVPGSSASRERGEGFGNGVEAHSELNVVAEQPANFDRTEGLDVMTNLLESNPDVSAVFAENDEMALGAIQALGERAGEDVLVFGFDGTPDGLDAIVSGTLAGTIAQQPEEMGFQAVEQAHTLLDGGEIEPKIQIEVQAVTPQNVEQYTP, from the coding sequence ATGCGAGGGGTACAGCGAGCGGGAACGACCGCTCTCACCGTCGCCGCTCTCGGGTTCGTCGCAGCCTGTGGCGGTGGCGACGCAGAAGGCTCCGGTGGCGGCGACGCGGAGTTCACCATCGGACTGTCGGTCTCGACCTTGAACAACCCGTTCTTCGTCGACATCGAGCAGGGCGCACAGGAGGCTGCCGAGGAGTTCGGCATCGAGCTGATCGTGCAGGACTCCCAGAACGACCCGGCGACGCAGATCAGCCACGTCGAAACCTTCGTCACCCAGGGCGTCGACCTGATCCTGATCAACGCGGTCGACTCCGACCAGGCCACCGCCGCAGCGGCCGCTGCCGCCAATGCCGACATCCCGGTGATCGCGCTCGACCGGTCGATCACCGACGGCGAGGTCGTCCAGGAGATCGTCTCCGACAACGTCCAGGGCGGTGAGCTGGCCGCCGATGCACTGGTGGAGGCCGGTGTCGAAGGCGACGTCATCATCCTGCAGGGCGTGCCCGGTTCCTCGGCCAGCCGGGAGCGTGGCGAGGGCTTCGGCAACGGCGTCGAGGCGCACTCGGAGTTGAACGTGGTGGCAGAGCAGCCCGCGAACTTCGACCGCACCGAGGGCTTGGACGTCATGACCAACCTCCTGGAGTCCAACCCCGACGTCTCCGCGGTCTTCGCCGAGAACGACGAGATGGCACTCGGCGCGATCCAGGCGCTCGGCGAGCGGGCAGGCGAGGACGTGCTGGTCTTCGGCTTCGACGGCACGCCGGACGGTTTGGACGCGATCGTGTCCGGGACGCTGGCGGGCACCATCGCCCAGCAGCCCGAGGAGATGGGCTTCCAGGCCGTGGAGCAGGCGCACACCCTGCTCGACGGTGGCGAGATCGAGCCGAAGATCCAGATCGAGGTTCAGGCGGTCACGCCGCAGAACGTCGAGCAGTACACCCCCTGA
- a CDS encoding ribokinase, translating to MTKQADVVVIGSANADLVVTVDRRPAAGETVLGDDVTTIPGGKGANQAVAAGRLGGAVALLGAVGADQYGELLRESLRAAMVDTCLLRTVERPTGNAFITLTPDGENTIVVSPGANAAVLPADVVEAASALAAAKVVALSLEIPLETVRHAVAAASAAGARVLLNLSPVAPLDEQTLRQLDPLVVNEHEAAWLLEERAAADPATTARRLLELGVRSVVVTLGASGAVVADSTGTTAIDAPRVRAVDSTGAGDAFAGALAVGLADGRSLVEAATFAARVAATAVTRPGAQPSYPTLSEVIS from the coding sequence ATGACCAAGCAGGCAGACGTGGTGGTGATCGGTTCGGCTAATGCCGATCTCGTGGTCACGGTCGATCGTCGACCGGCGGCGGGCGAGACGGTGCTGGGCGACGACGTGACGACGATTCCCGGTGGGAAGGGCGCCAATCAGGCGGTGGCGGCGGGCAGGCTCGGCGGTGCGGTCGCACTGCTGGGCGCTGTGGGCGCCGATCAGTACGGCGAGCTTCTTCGGGAATCGCTGCGCGCGGCGATGGTCGACACCTGTCTGCTGCGCACCGTCGAGCGGCCCACCGGTAACGCGTTCATCACCCTGACCCCCGATGGGGAGAACACCATCGTGGTCTCGCCGGGAGCGAACGCGGCGGTGTTGCCCGCCGATGTGGTCGAAGCGGCTTCGGCGCTGGCTGCGGCGAAGGTGGTGGCACTGTCGCTGGAGATTCCGCTGGAGACGGTGCGCCACGCCGTCGCAGCGGCCTCGGCCGCCGGGGCACGGGTGTTGTTGAACCTGTCCCCGGTGGCTCCGCTGGACGAACAGACCCTGCGGCAGCTCGACCCCTTGGTGGTCAACGAGCACGAGGCCGCGTGGTTGCTCGAGGAGCGGGCGGCAGCGGATCCGGCGACGACCGCGCGGCGGTTGTTGGAGCTCGGCGTGCGATCGGTGGTCGTCACGCTGGGTGCCAGCGGTGCCGTCGTCGCCGATTCGACGGGGACCACCGCGATCGATGCGCCCCGGGTGCGTGCGGTGGACAGCACGGGTGCGGGTGACGCCTTCGCCGGTGCACTGGCCGTCGGTCTCGCCGACGGTCGGTCGCTGGTCGAGGCGGCCACCTTCGCGGCACGGGTGGCGGCGACCGCCGTGACCCGGCCGGGTGCGCAGCCGTCCTACCCGACGTTGTCGGAGGTGATCTCGTGA
- the rbsD gene encoding D-ribose pyranase, which translates to MKRSGILHAELSGALARLGHTDKVVVADCGLPIPAGPTLIDLAFRFGVPSFLEVLDGLLAEVVVEGAVVAGELAAGNPVIASGVAERLGETEQVQHEEFKSLVAGAALVIRTGEATPYANVILRCGVPF; encoded by the coding sequence GTGAAGCGAAGCGGAATCCTGCATGCGGAACTGAGTGGGGCGTTGGCCCGGCTCGGTCACACCGACAAGGTGGTGGTCGCCGATTGCGGGCTGCCCATCCCGGCGGGACCCACTCTGATCGATCTCGCATTCCGGTTCGGAGTGCCGTCGTTCCTCGAGGTGCTGGACGGCCTGCTGGCCGAGGTGGTCGTCGAGGGCGCGGTGGTGGCAGGCGAACTGGCCGCCGGGAATCCGGTGATCGCCAGCGGCGTGGCCGAGCGTCTCGGCGAGACCGAACAGGTACAGCACGAGGAGTTCAAGAGCCTCGTCGCGGGCGCCGCGCTGGTGATCCGTACCGGCGAGGCGACGCCGTACGCGAACGTCATCCTCCGGTGCGGCGTTCCGTTCTGA
- a CDS encoding phosphoenolpyruvate--protein phosphotransferase has translation MAVISLQGVGVSAGQAAGPIVRVAEPLPPPPTGPAPTDPEAEAARIGPAAEAVAGELTTRAARLDGEPKAVLETTAAMAADPALISSAEALVRDGGLPAARAVYEAAEKFAADLRALGGYLGERAKDVLDIRDRVVAELSGARPPGVPDLLEPAVLVARDLAPADTADLDPTLVLALVTEEGGPTSHTAILARALRIPAVVACAGVLELDDSLGLHIDGDTGTITVQQGPIEVHAVERSPEPTWSGPGRTADDVPIRLVANVGSAADSASAAEAGAEGIGLFRTEFCYLDAETEPTESAQRTAYSEVLGAFPGKPVVVRSLDAGSDKPLPFLTGAGTEPNPALGVRGLRLGRVETGVLDRQLAAIAGAEADSGAVVSVMAPMVATAEEAAWFADRARAAGISRVGVMIEIPAAVLTAREVFEVVDFVSVGTNDLAQYVFAADRMLGSLATLNDPWQPALLRLLATLGDAARETGFPVGVCGEAAGDPLLAPVLVGLGVTSLSMTAGALSSVGNRLASATSAQCAEAARIALRSPDPTAARAAVRESLG, from the coding sequence ATGGCCGTCATCAGTCTGCAAGGGGTAGGGGTCAGCGCCGGGCAAGCGGCCGGACCGATCGTCCGGGTGGCCGAACCGTTGCCGCCGCCCCCGACCGGTCCCGCCCCCACCGATCCCGAGGCCGAGGCCGCGCGGATCGGTCCCGCCGCCGAAGCGGTGGCAGGCGAGCTGACCACCCGCGCCGCGCGGCTGGACGGCGAGCCGAAGGCGGTACTGGAGACCACGGCGGCGATGGCCGCCGACCCCGCCCTGATCTCCTCGGCCGAGGCCTTGGTGCGCGATGGTGGATTGCCCGCCGCCCGCGCGGTGTACGAGGCAGCCGAGAAGTTCGCCGCGGACCTGCGCGCCCTCGGCGGCTACCTCGGCGAACGGGCCAAGGACGTGCTCGACATCCGCGACCGGGTGGTCGCAGAGCTGTCCGGTGCGCGGCCCCCGGGAGTCCCCGACCTGCTCGAACCGGCCGTCCTGGTGGCGCGCGATCTCGCCCCCGCCGACACCGCAGACCTCGACCCCACGCTGGTCCTCGCGCTGGTCACCGAGGAGGGCGGGCCGACCAGTCACACCGCGATCCTGGCCAGAGCACTGCGGATTCCCGCCGTGGTGGCCTGCGCAGGTGTCCTCGAACTGGATGACTCCCTCGGCCTCCACATCGACGGCGACACCGGCACCATCACCGTGCAACAGGGCCCGATCGAGGTCCATGCGGTCGAGCGGAGCCCGGAACCGACCTGGTCCGGCCCGGGACGCACCGCCGACGACGTCCCCATCCGGCTGGTGGCCAACGTGGGTTCGGCCGCCGACTCGGCCTCGGCCGCCGAAGCGGGCGCGGAGGGAATCGGACTGTTCCGTACCGAGTTCTGCTACCTCGACGCCGAGACCGAGCCGACGGAGTCCGCGCAGCGCACCGCCTATTCCGAGGTGCTCGGCGCCTTCCCCGGCAAGCCGGTGGTGGTGCGGAGCCTGGACGCCGGCTCGGACAAGCCGCTGCCCTTCCTCACCGGTGCCGGTACCGAGCCCAACCCGGCGTTGGGGGTGCGCGGTTTGCGGCTCGGTCGGGTGGAGACGGGAGTGCTCGACCGACAGCTGGCGGCCATTGCGGGTGCCGAGGCCGATTCCGGGGCCGTCGTCTCCGTGATGGCCCCGATGGTGGCAACCGCCGAGGAAGCCGCCTGGTTCGCCGATCGGGCGCGGGCCGCCGGAATCTCCCGAGTCGGCGTCATGATCGAGATTCCGGCTGCGGTGCTCACCGCCCGCGAGGTGTTCGAGGTGGTCGACTTCGTCAGCGTCGGCACCAACGACCTGGCGCAGTACGTGTTCGCGGCCGATCGGATGCTGGGTTCGCTGGCCACACTGAACGACCCGTGGCAACCCGCCTTGCTGCGCTTGCTGGCCACCCTCGGCGATGCGGCTCGGGAGACCGGTTTCCCGGTCGGTGTGTGTGGCGAGGCCGCAGGCGACCCGTTGCTCGCCCCGGTTCTGGTCGGATTGGGCGTCACCAGCCTGTCGATGACCGCAGGAGCGCTGTCCTCGGTGGGCAACCGACTCGCCTCGGCGACCTCGGCGCAGTGCGCGGAAGCGGCGCGGATCGCGCTGCGTAGTCCCGACCCGACGGCTGCGCGCGCGGCGGTCCGGGAATCACTCGGCTGA
- a CDS encoding DUF1707 SHOCT-like domain-containing protein: MTTADPVPPRRLRVSHAERAHVVELLQKAVALGLIDLDEFSDRADQALTSRTREELNVLLVDLPGLVVAPLPEHTPLNLKLTSSSLVRNGRWTVPPAVNVQARAGEMRLDFSEAEFLSRVVEIDIDILGCNLDITVGRTTVIDSIDLENRFGFFRDRTRSPRVEPEHRLRLSGIARGSSIRIRNARS; encoded by the coding sequence GTGACCACCGCAGATCCGGTGCCGCCACGGCGTCTCCGGGTGTCCCATGCCGAACGTGCACACGTCGTCGAACTGCTCCAGAAGGCCGTCGCTCTCGGCCTCATCGATCTGGACGAATTCAGTGATCGAGCCGATCAGGCACTGACCTCCCGCACCAGGGAGGAGCTCAACGTCCTGTTGGTGGATCTGCCTGGACTGGTCGTGGCCCCACTTCCGGAGCACACGCCGCTGAATCTGAAACTCACCAGTTCCAGCCTGGTTCGCAATGGCCGCTGGACGGTTCCCCCGGCGGTCAACGTGCAGGCGCGCGCCGGCGAGATGCGACTCGACTTCTCCGAGGCGGAGTTCCTCAGCCGGGTGGTCGAGATCGACATCGACATCCTGGGCTGCAACTTGGACATCACGGTGGGGCGGACGACGGTCATCGACTCCATCGATCTGGAGAACCGCTTCGGTTTCTTCCGGGATCGAACGCGGTCGCCGCGAGTGGAGCCGGAGCACCGGCTGCGGCTGAGCGGGATCGCGCGCGGGAGTTCCATTCGGATCCGCAACGCTCGTAGCTGA
- a CDS encoding response regulator, with the protein MTDEAISVMVVDDHPMWRDGVARDLSERGFSVVATASDADSAVRIAAAARPDVVLMDLNLGTVSGVQAIRRLAASLPEVRVLVLSASGAHADVLEAVKAGASGYLLKSASVTELVDAVRQTAVGDAVFTPGLAGLVLGEYRRIASVRGADAPRLSDRETEVLRFVAKGLSARMIASRLSLSHRTVENHVQSTLRKLQLHNRVELTRYAIEHGLDED; encoded by the coding sequence ATGACTGACGAAGCCATCTCGGTGATGGTGGTCGACGATCATCCGATGTGGCGGGACGGTGTCGCCCGTGACCTGTCCGAGCGCGGTTTCTCCGTGGTGGCCACGGCATCCGATGCCGACAGCGCGGTGCGCATCGCGGCGGCAGCCCGCCCCGACGTGGTGTTGATGGATCTCAACCTCGGCACCGTGTCGGGCGTGCAGGCGATCCGGCGACTGGCCGCGTCGCTGCCGGAGGTGCGGGTCCTGGTGTTATCGGCGAGCGGCGCGCACGCCGATGTGCTGGAGGCGGTGAAGGCGGGCGCCTCGGGATATCTGCTGAAGTCGGCCTCGGTCACCGAGTTGGTGGATGCGGTGCGTCAGACCGCGGTGGGCGATGCGGTCTTCACGCCGGGTCTGGCCGGTCTGGTCCTCGGCGAGTACCGGCGCATCGCGTCGGTGCGGGGCGCCGACGCGCCGAGATTGAGCGATCGGGAGACCGAGGTGCTGCGGTTCGTCGCGAAAGGCCTGTCCGCACGCATGATCGCGAGCAGGCTGTCGCTGTCGCATCGAACGGTGGAGAACCACGTCCAATCCACACTTCGCAAGCTCCAACTGCACAATCGCGTCGAACTGACCAGATACGCCATCGAGCACGGACTCGACGAGGATTGA
- the macS gene encoding MacS family sensor histidine kinase produces MNSTTPLWRAAVFLRIVTLPFAAVGVAVNLDDYIRPELGLIVLAVMAVWTVITSVLYLQPAKRTDALVLGDLMLTQALVLASELVLSPAQLDESVTPLVTTIWAPGAVVVVAVHRGPLFGVLAGMLAAVTNILPRGYLNIDLARDAVLLLGVGFVLGLASKTARHSAEQLRRAVRLEAATSERERLARMVHDSVLQVLARVRRRGAELGGEAAELAALAGEQEVALRALVSTAAQEPNESDEIDLGVGLRLLATSRVEVSVPATPVSLPVTTATELLAMVKEALANVVEHAGPNASAWVLLEDLGEEVILSVRDDGVGIPPDRLAQAQAAGRMGVDLSMRARVLALGGTLVLETAPGAGTEWEARVPRVDDRARERKP; encoded by the coding sequence GTGAACAGCACTACGCCGTTGTGGCGTGCCGCAGTGTTCCTACGGATCGTCACGCTGCCCTTCGCCGCAGTCGGTGTCGCGGTCAATCTGGACGACTACATCCGGCCGGAACTGGGTCTGATCGTGCTGGCCGTGATGGCGGTGTGGACGGTGATCACATCCGTTCTGTATCTACAGCCCGCCAAGCGCACCGATGCACTGGTGCTCGGCGATCTGATGCTCACGCAGGCATTGGTGCTCGCATCGGAACTCGTGCTGAGTCCGGCTCAACTCGACGAGTCGGTGACACCGTTGGTCACCACGATCTGGGCGCCCGGCGCGGTGGTCGTCGTCGCGGTGCATCGCGGTCCGCTGTTCGGTGTACTCGCCGGGATGCTCGCCGCCGTGACCAACATCCTGCCGAGGGGCTATCTCAATATCGACCTCGCCCGGGATGCGGTCCTACTTCTCGGCGTCGGTTTCGTACTGGGCCTGGCGTCGAAGACGGCGCGGCACTCGGCCGAACAGCTCCGCAGGGCGGTTCGGCTGGAAGCCGCGACGAGCGAGCGGGAACGCCTGGCCAGGATGGTGCACGACAGCGTCCTGCAGGTACTGGCCCGCGTGCGCCGACGCGGTGCCGAACTCGGTGGCGAGGCCGCCGAACTGGCCGCCCTGGCCGGGGAACAGGAGGTGGCGCTCCGGGCGCTGGTGAGCACGGCCGCCCAGGAACCCAACGAGTCCGACGAGATCGACCTCGGTGTCGGGCTCCGATTGCTGGCCACGTCGCGCGTCGAGGTCTCGGTGCCTGCGACACCGGTCTCCCTGCCGGTCACCACCGCGACCGAGTTGTTGGCCATGGTCAAGGAGGCCCTCGCCAATGTCGTCGAACACGCCGGCCCGAACGCCTCGGCCTGGGTGCTTCTCGAGGACCTCGGCGAGGAGGTGATCCTCAGCGTGCGCGACGACGGAGTCGGTATCCCACCTGATCGGCTCGCCCAAGCACAGGCGGCGGGTCGGATGGGAGTGGATCTCTCGATGCGAGCCAGGGTGCTCGCGCTGGGTGGGACTCTCGTATTGGAGACGGCCCCCGGTGCGGGGACCGAGTGGGAGGCACGGGTACCGCGAGTCGACGACCGAGCAAGGGAGCGCAAGCCATGA
- a CDS encoding GGDEF domain-containing protein: MRKWSLWTLPLGALCYWLVIDAAALATSVIVLINTDRPTDIDLIRFAGIAATATAVIVGTSVFIQLSRESNRNPWSVHACYLIAGIMVLPPNLLILLLLGPALSGVLGPRMETHRWLFSTAGTVLATLGARWFLGWDTPSWNPIMLLTAGALLVLARAAIIALGLRLRRPDAPGTEILGSPIDITLGVVAVSVGVLMAKVVVDEPLMAMLAGAPMVLLEQVGHLPQWRRSAQRDSKTGLANAMYWDRLASVELSRARERRTSTAVLLLDMDHFKRVNDDLGHLAGDSVLAAVALLLRTNIRRGDVVGRFGGEEFVILLPATEPAEAEAIAQRVRRSVAALRVPLTTAEGQPHELVGLTASIGVATSQRFGYELPSLLAAADSALLAAKGSGRNLVTMA, translated from the coding sequence GTGCGGAAGTGGTCGTTGTGGACACTCCCTCTGGGTGCCCTGTGCTACTGGCTGGTGATCGACGCGGCCGCCTTGGCCACCTCGGTCATCGTATTGATCAACACCGACCGGCCCACCGACATCGATCTCATCCGGTTCGCCGGGATCGCCGCCACGGCGACCGCCGTCATCGTCGGAACCTCGGTCTTCATCCAGTTGTCGCGCGAGTCCAATCGCAACCCGTGGTCGGTGCACGCCTGCTACCTGATCGCCGGAATCATGGTGCTGCCGCCGAATCTGCTGATCCTGTTGCTGCTGGGCCCGGCGCTCTCCGGCGTGCTCGGCCCGCGAATGGAGACGCACCGCTGGCTGTTCTCCACGGCGGGCACCGTATTGGCCACCCTGGGCGCCCGGTGGTTCCTCGGTTGGGACACCCCGAGCTGGAACCCGATCATGTTGCTGACGGCGGGTGCGTTGTTGGTGCTGGCCAGGGCAGCGATCATCGCCCTTGGTCTGCGGCTGCGCAGGCCGGACGCGCCGGGGACCGAGATCCTCGGCTCGCCGATCGACATCACCCTCGGAGTGGTGGCGGTGAGCGTCGGTGTGTTGATGGCCAAGGTCGTGGTCGACGAACCGTTGATGGCGATGCTGGCAGGCGCGCCGATGGTCCTGTTGGAACAGGTGGGGCATCTGCCGCAATGGCGGCGGTCGGCGCAGCGCGATTCCAAGACCGGCCTGGCCAACGCGATGTACTGGGATCGGCTGGCCAGCGTCGAATTGAGCCGAGCACGCGAACGGCGGACATCGACCGCCGTGCTGCTGCTGGACATGGACCACTTCAAGCGGGTCAACGACGATCTCGGGCACCTGGCGGGCGACTCCGTGTTGGCCGCCGTGGCCCTACTGCTGCGGACCAACATCCGCCGAGGCGACGTGGTGGGCCGGTTCGGCGGCGAGGAGTTCGTCATCCTGTTGCCCGCCACCGAACCGGCGGAGGCCGAGGCGATCGCGCAGCGGGTCCGCCGTTCGGTCGCGGCACTCCGGGTCCCGCTCACCACCGCCGAGGGCCAACCCCACGAGCTGGTGGGCCTGACGGCGAGCATCGGGGTGGCCACCAGCCAGCGCTTCGGCTACGAACTGCCGAGTCTGCTCGCGGCCGCGGACTCCGCCCTGCTTGCGGCGAAGGGTTCCGGCCGCAACCTGGTCACGATGGC